One window of Acidobacteriaceae bacterium genomic DNA carries:
- a CDS encoding aspartate aminotransferase family protein: protein MPNQTHLTLADAQAAESKLVLNTYARYPILITRGEGVHLYDENNTEYLDLLSGIGVCALGYNHPAITAAITEQAKTLVHTSNLFYHPHTAELALRLTEITGLDRVFLTNSGTEAWEAALKLARAHAGLLRSEGKRIGTKFLALEHSFHGRTMGAVATTHKSAYREPFQPVMPDVGFIPFNDVAALKAAFSTDVCGICIEVLQGEGGINPVSAEFLRTARALCDSTGALLLFDEIQSGMGRTGKWTAYQHTDVMPDITTLAKPIAGGIPMGAMIATEEAARAFTPGMHGTTFGGNPFACAVAIAAIDTIKRDNLLAHNTELGNYFLAQLRNLAAKHSSIKQARGLGLMVGLELHSPDLAKSVHEAMMNTHHILLNRTHDTVLRFLPPYIITREHVDQTIAALDQLLTQHLTPEPQTAEATAK, encoded by the coding sequence ATGCCAAATCAGACACATCTCACACTCGCCGACGCACAAGCCGCCGAATCCAAACTCGTCCTCAACACCTACGCGCGCTACCCCATCCTCATCACGCGCGGCGAAGGCGTGCACCTCTACGACGAGAACAACACCGAGTACCTCGATCTCCTCTCCGGCATCGGCGTCTGCGCTCTCGGCTACAACCACCCCGCCATCACCGCCGCCATCACCGAGCAGGCGAAGACCCTCGTCCACACCAGCAACCTCTTCTACCACCCCCACACCGCCGAGCTCGCCCTCCGCCTCACCGAGATCACCGGGCTCGACCGCGTCTTCCTCACCAACTCCGGCACCGAAGCCTGGGAGGCCGCACTCAAGCTCGCCCGCGCCCACGCCGGCCTGCTGCGCTCCGAAGGCAAACGCATCGGCACAAAGTTCCTCGCGCTCGAGCACAGCTTCCACGGCCGCACCATGGGCGCCGTCGCCACCACCCACAAGTCCGCCTACCGCGAGCCCTTCCAACCCGTCATGCCCGACGTCGGATTCATTCCCTTCAACGACGTCGCCGCACTCAAGGCCGCCTTCAGCACCGACGTCTGCGGCATCTGCATCGAGGTCCTCCAGGGCGAAGGCGGCATCAACCCCGTCTCCGCAGAGTTCCTCCGCACCGCGCGCGCACTCTGCGACTCCACCGGCGCATTGCTCCTCTTCGACGAGATCCAATCCGGCATGGGCCGCACCGGCAAGTGGACCGCCTACCAGCACACTGACGTCATGCCCGACATCACCACGCTCGCGAAGCCCATCGCCGGCGGCATCCCCATGGGCGCCATGATCGCCACCGAAGAAGCCGCGCGCGCCTTCACGCCCGGCATGCACGGCACTACATTCGGCGGGAACCCGTTCGCCTGCGCCGTCGCCATCGCGGCCATCGACACCATCAAGCGCGACAACCTCCTCGCCCACAACACCGAGCTCGGCAACTACTTCCTCGCCCAGCTCCGCAACCTCGCCGCAAAGCACTCATCTATTAAGCAGGCACGCGGTCTCGGCCTCATGGTCGGCCTCGAGCTCCACTCGCCAGACCTCGCCAAGTCCGTTCACGAGGCAATGATGAACACACATCACATCCTCCTCAACCGCACGCACGACACCGTTCTGCGCTTCCTTCCGCCGTACATCATCACCCGCGAGCACGTCGACCAAACCATCGCCGCGCTCGACCAACTCCTCACCCAACACCTCACCCCCGAGCCCCAAACCGCCGAGGCCACCGCAAAATAA